A window of Tautonia plasticadhaerens contains these coding sequences:
- a CDS encoding UbiD family decarboxylase: MGYRSLADCVADLRKTDQLLEIDAEVDPRLEVAAVQRRVYEAQGPALLFRRVRGCAFPVLGNLFGTIERTRWLFRDTLEAVRHLVELKVSPPIGFKRPWRYLDVPGTGLNLLPRRVRSGPILGHRTTVSKLPQIVSWPGDGGAFVTLPQVYTEDPDRPGLAKSNLGMYRVQLSGNAYEPDREVGLHYQIHRGIGVHHSSAIRRGEPLRVNVFVGGPPAMTVAAVMPLPEGLPELSFAGALGGRAVRMVHPPDWTLPMPAEADFVICGTIDPDRVTRPEGPFGDHLGYYAMVHDFPFLRVDRVYHRPGAIWPFTSVGRPPQEDTSFGQLIHDLTGPLVPTVLPGVKAVHAVDEAGVHPLLLAIGSERYVPYASVRRPQEILTQANAILGQGQMSLAKYLLIVAQEDDPGLDLHDTSAFLRHLLERADWEDDLHFQTRTTIDTLDYSGHGFNQGSKVVIACAGPRRRELPTEVPEGLNLPDGFSDPRVALPGVLAVQAPPFSPDRKGEDQGLAGFCWSFEPGDPINAFPMVVLVDDSDFATRSIRNFLWVTFTRSNPAADLAGIGAFTHQKHWGCKGSLVVDARIKPHHAPPLEDDPEVDRRVDALGAPGGPLHGII, translated from the coding sequence GTGGGATACCGATCGCTCGCCGACTGCGTCGCCGACCTCCGCAAGACCGACCAGCTCCTCGAGATCGACGCCGAGGTCGACCCCCGGCTGGAGGTCGCGGCCGTCCAGCGCCGGGTCTACGAGGCCCAGGGCCCGGCCCTGCTGTTCCGGCGGGTCAGGGGCTGCGCCTTCCCCGTCCTGGGGAACCTCTTCGGCACGATCGAGCGGACCCGATGGCTGTTCCGGGACACCCTGGAGGCCGTCCGGCACCTGGTCGAGCTGAAGGTCAGCCCGCCGATTGGCTTCAAGCGCCCCTGGCGGTACCTCGACGTGCCCGGGACGGGCCTGAACCTGCTGCCCCGGCGGGTGCGGTCGGGGCCGATCCTGGGGCACCGGACGACCGTCTCGAAGCTCCCCCAGATCGTCAGCTGGCCGGGGGACGGCGGGGCGTTCGTCACCCTGCCGCAGGTCTACACCGAAGACCCCGACCGGCCGGGGCTGGCGAAGTCGAACCTGGGGATGTACCGGGTCCAGCTCTCCGGGAACGCGTACGAGCCGGACCGGGAGGTCGGCCTGCACTACCAGATCCACCGGGGGATCGGCGTGCACCACTCGTCGGCGATCCGCAGGGGGGAGCCGCTCCGGGTGAACGTCTTCGTCGGCGGGCCCCCGGCGATGACCGTGGCCGCCGTCATGCCGCTGCCCGAGGGGCTGCCGGAGCTGAGCTTCGCCGGCGCCCTCGGCGGCCGGGCCGTCCGGATGGTCCACCCCCCCGACTGGACCCTGCCCATGCCCGCCGAGGCCGACTTCGTGATCTGCGGCACCATCGACCCCGATCGCGTGACTAGGCCCGAGGGGCCCTTCGGCGACCACCTCGGCTACTACGCGATGGTCCACGACTTCCCGTTCCTCCGGGTCGACCGGGTCTACCACCGCCCCGGGGCGATCTGGCCGTTCACCTCCGTGGGGAGGCCCCCGCAGGAGGACACCTCGTTCGGCCAGCTGATCCACGACCTGACCGGCCCGCTCGTGCCGACGGTCCTGCCGGGGGTGAAGGCGGTCCACGCGGTCGACGAGGCCGGGGTCCATCCGCTCTTGCTCGCGATCGGCAGCGAGCGTTACGTCCCTTACGCGAGCGTACGCCGGCCCCAGGAGATCCTGACCCAGGCCAACGCGATCCTCGGCCAGGGGCAGATGTCGCTGGCGAAGTATCTGCTGATCGTCGCCCAGGAGGATGACCCGGGCCTGGACCTCCACGACACCTCCGCCTTCCTCCGGCACCTGCTGGAGCGGGCCGACTGGGAGGACGACCTCCACTTCCAGACACGGACGACGATCGACACCCTGGACTACTCCGGCCACGGGTTCAACCAGGGGTCGAAGGTGGTGATCGCCTGCGCCGGGCCGAGGCGGAGGGAGCTGCCGACGGAGGTCCCCGAGGGGCTCAACCTGCCGGACGGCTTCTCCGATCCGAGGGTGGCGTTGCCGGGCGTGCTGGCGGTCCAGGCCCCGCCGTTCTCGCCCGACCGCAAGGGAGAGGACCAGGGGCTCGCCGGCTTCTGCTGGTCCTTCGAGCCGGGGGACCCGATCAACGCCTTCCCGATGGTCGTGCTGGTCGACGACAGCGACTTCGCCACCCGGTCGATCAGGAACTTCCTGTGGGTCACCTTCACCCGGTCGAACCCGGCGGCCGATCTGGCCGGGATCGGCGCCTTCACGCACCAGAAACACTGGGGATGCAAGGGGTCGCTGGTCGTCGACGCCCGGATCAAGCCCCACCACGCCCCCCCGCTGGAGGACGACCCCGAGGTCGATCGCCGGGTCGATGCCCTCGGCGCCCCCGGGGGCCCGCTCCACGGGATCATCTGA
- a CDS encoding sigma-70 family RNA polymerase sigma factor: MGSRSTGATLRHLRSIFEGGSLAGLADGELIDRFLDGDRPRADAAFSALVDRHGPMVHRVCRGVLGRSNEADADDAFQAVFLVLARRAGSLRGRDSIAPWLFGVARRVSRKARVAASRRSRHERIAAGRRTPAVPDEADRRDDWSALYDEIDRLPPAFRAPVVLCGLEGRSAAEAASALGVAEGTIHSRLSRARDRLRRRLSRQGVALGLPPLPFAPRAASSGPPEALIDATIRLAWGLAAGRVATGEVPAAVAILAASLSRRTLLMKAGLSISLVALALGPASAGLGIGSLPDEPPPPTAGEATPSTVDVPDDGEPLHVLVVEQDGTPAPGVPVRVENFVFRGTFVTDDDGRAVVPGRARGMSLIAVRGASPQVGGNEAGPGDRPRAIGYWTNHGRSGTEDDPATITLQPLTRPVTVQVLDESGRPVEGARVFVDELMDRGPFGIGIRRLEGIATLDRDGSIGLFGELTTGRDGSISIPLPDKTWAFLSAESRHRSGLAVNVAARAESPPPIILRPAGGIAGLVTDSHSGEPAEGIQVVATMPNAPVDFSVSLPYEARTGPDGRYLIPGASPGVYVVRILQGPEADRLARDVVGVRVEVGRDSLADLRLDPSRRLSGAVYSVDDGRPLPGVGINLVNAEGAGHHWGNRFVESDAYGRFSISMLPGEYRLLPLTTEYAFVADPRPIIVPEDRDPAPIRLACSPRPEPRSVVLPARRGLPSAGELGQFAVNLIGQLGLVYWGEGQGHRVVRGRVVDEQGMPVAGVHIWNIRDEDRDASGIVRAIAVDGKSATTDREGVFVLGNQHEGELTLGLWKLPSDLREEVVGSGRDEVEFTLPIRR; encoded by the coding sequence ATGGGAAGCCGATCGACCGGTGCGACGCTCCGACACCTTCGCTCGATCTTCGAGGGCGGCTCCCTCGCCGGGCTGGCCGACGGGGAGCTGATCGACCGGTTCCTCGACGGCGACCGCCCCCGGGCCGATGCCGCCTTCTCGGCCCTGGTCGATCGGCACGGGCCGATGGTCCACCGGGTCTGCCGGGGGGTGCTGGGCCGGTCGAACGAGGCCGACGCCGACGACGCCTTCCAGGCCGTCTTCCTCGTGCTGGCCCGACGGGCCGGGTCGCTCCGGGGCCGGGACTCGATCGCCCCCTGGCTCTTCGGCGTGGCCCGACGGGTCTCCAGGAAGGCCCGGGTGGCCGCCTCCCGGCGGTCGAGGCACGAGCGGATCGCCGCCGGGCGCCGGACCCCCGCCGTCCCCGACGAGGCCGACCGCCGGGACGATTGGTCGGCCCTCTACGACGAGATCGACCGCCTCCCCCCCGCCTTCCGGGCCCCGGTCGTCCTCTGCGGGCTGGAAGGCCGATCGGCCGCCGAGGCCGCCTCGGCGCTCGGCGTGGCCGAGGGGACGATCCACAGCCGACTCTCCCGGGCCCGGGACCGCCTCCGCCGCCGACTCTCACGCCAGGGGGTGGCCCTCGGCCTCCCCCCCCTGCCCTTCGCCCCCCGGGCCGCCTCGTCCGGCCCCCCCGAAGCGCTGATCGACGCCACCATCCGCCTGGCCTGGGGCCTCGCCGCCGGCCGGGTGGCGACCGGGGAGGTCCCGGCCGCGGTGGCGATCCTGGCCGCGTCCCTGTCACGGAGGACCCTTCTCATGAAAGCAGGACTCTCGATCTCCCTGGTCGCCCTCGCCCTCGGCCCGGCCTCGGCCGGGCTCGGGATCGGCTCGCTCCCCGACGAGCCCCCGCCCCCGACCGCCGGGGAGGCGACCCCCTCGACCGTCGACGTGCCCGACGACGGGGAGCCGCTGCACGTCCTCGTCGTCGAGCAGGACGGCACCCCCGCGCCGGGCGTCCCGGTCCGGGTCGAGAACTTCGTGTTCCGGGGGACATTCGTCACCGACGACGACGGCCGGGCCGTCGTGCCGGGCCGCGCCCGGGGGATGAGCCTGATCGCCGTCCGGGGGGCGAGCCCGCAGGTCGGAGGCAACGAGGCCGGCCCAGGGGATCGTCCCCGGGCCATCGGCTACTGGACGAATCACGGGCGATCGGGGACCGAGGACGATCCCGCCACGATCACCCTGCAACCCCTGACTCGGCCCGTGACCGTTCAGGTCCTCGACGAGTCGGGTCGGCCGGTCGAGGGGGCCCGCGTCTTCGTCGACGAACTGATGGACAGGGGACCATTCGGGATCGGGATCCGACGACTGGAGGGCATTGCCACCCTGGACCGGGACGGTTCGATCGGACTGTTCGGCGAGCTGACGACCGGCCGGGACGGCTCGATCTCCATCCCCCTGCCGGACAAGACCTGGGCGTTCCTGTCCGCCGAGTCGAGGCACCGCTCGGGACTGGCGGTGAACGTCGCCGCGAGGGCCGAGTCGCCCCCCCCGATCATCCTCCGCCCGGCCGGTGGCATCGCCGGCCTCGTGACGGACTCGCACTCGGGCGAACCGGCCGAGGGGATTCAGGTGGTGGCGACCATGCCGAATGCCCCGGTCGACTTCTCCGTCTCCCTCCCGTACGAGGCCCGGACCGGCCCCGACGGCCGCTACCTGATCCCCGGCGCGAGTCCCGGGGTCTATGTCGTCCGGATCCTCCAGGGTCCCGAGGCCGATCGACTCGCCCGGGACGTGGTCGGCGTCCGGGTCGAGGTCGGGCGGGACTCCCTGGCCGACCTCCGGCTCGATCCCTCCCGAAGGCTCTCGGGCGCCGTCTACTCGGTCGACGACGGCCGCCCCCTCCCCGGCGTCGGGATCAACCTCGTCAACGCGGAAGGAGCCGGCCATCACTGGGGAAACCGCTTCGTCGAGTCCGACGCCTACGGCCGATTCTCGATCTCGATGCTGCCCGGCGAGTACCGCCTGCTCCCCTTGACGACTGAATACGCCTTCGTCGCCGACCCCCGACCGATCATCGTCCCGGAGGATCGCGACCCTGCTCCCATCCGACTGGCCTGCTCGCCTCGCCCCGAGCCTCGCTCGGTCGTGCTCCCCGCCAGGCGGGGCCTGCCGAGCGCGGGCGAACTCGGGCAGTTCGCCGTCAACCTCATCGGCCAGCTCGGCCTGGTCTACTGGGGGGAGGGCCAGGGACATCGGGTCGTCCGAGGTCGGGTCGTCGACGAGCAGGGGATGCCGGTCGCCGGGGTCCATATCTGGAACATCCGGGACGAGGATCGGGATGCCAGTGGCATCGTCCGGGCGATTGCCGTGGACGGCAAGTCGGCCACGACGGACCGCGAGGGGGTCTTCGTCCTTGGCAACCAGCATGAGGGGGAGCTGACCCTCGGCCTCTGGAAGTTGCCGAGCGACCTTCGGGAGGAGGTCGTGGGCTCCGGCCGGGACGAGGTCGAGTTCACCCTACCGATCCGGCGCTGA
- a CDS encoding Nramp family divalent metal transporter produces MSKDGRPSPLTLVAPGLLVAATGVGAGDLLTASYAGSRAGMALVWAVVIGCLFKWALTEGLARWQMATGTTLLEGWATRLGGWIRWAFLAYLLLWSLVTGGSLSKACGVAGDGLLPLGDRGQSQAIWTVVHSLLGLGLVWVGGFKTFERVMAALVASMFVCVIAAAAMLGPDWGAIARGLTRPTIRAGDLPYAIGLLGGVGGTVTLLSYGYWIRETGRSGEAGARLCKIDLAVAYAATGLFGVAMLVISSRITVDRSGADVALQLADQLREAAGPAARWIFLVGFWGAVFSSLLGVWQSAPYLFADFRRLSKGRSDAIAEVDLDRTASYRAYLVGIAVVPLLLINLPVRFVQLSHAVMGALFMPLLAVTLLLMNNRADWVGPSFRNGRASNVLLALTLLTFAGIGVMELVERFGGPGAS; encoded by the coding sequence ATGTCGAAGGACGGTCGCCCGTCGCCGCTGACCCTGGTCGCCCCCGGCCTGCTCGTGGCCGCCACGGGGGTGGGGGCGGGCGACCTGCTGACGGCCAGCTACGCCGGATCCAGGGCGGGCATGGCCCTGGTCTGGGCGGTGGTCATCGGCTGCCTCTTCAAGTGGGCCCTGACCGAGGGGCTCGCCCGATGGCAGATGGCCACCGGCACCACCCTGCTGGAAGGGTGGGCCACCCGGCTGGGGGGCTGGATCCGCTGGGCCTTCCTGGCTTACCTGCTGCTCTGGTCGCTCGTCACCGGGGGCTCGCTCTCGAAGGCCTGCGGCGTGGCGGGGGACGGCTTGCTGCCGCTGGGGGACCGGGGGCAGTCCCAGGCGATCTGGACCGTCGTCCATTCGCTGCTCGGCCTCGGGCTGGTCTGGGTCGGCGGCTTCAAGACGTTCGAGCGGGTGATGGCCGCCCTGGTCGCCTCGATGTTCGTCTGCGTGATCGCGGCGGCGGCGATGCTCGGCCCCGACTGGGGGGCGATCGCCCGGGGCCTCACCCGGCCGACCATCCGGGCCGGCGACCTGCCCTACGCGATCGGCCTGCTCGGCGGCGTCGGCGGCACCGTGACCCTGCTCTCCTACGGTTACTGGATCCGGGAGACCGGCCGGTCGGGCGAGGCCGGGGCGAGGCTCTGCAAGATCGACCTGGCCGTCGCCTACGCGGCGACCGGGCTCTTCGGGGTCGCCATGCTCGTCATCAGCTCCCGGATCACCGTCGACCGCTCCGGCGCCGACGTGGCCCTCCAGCTGGCCGACCAGCTCCGGGAGGCCGCCGGGCCCGCCGCCCGGTGGATTTTCCTCGTCGGCTTCTGGGGGGCGGTCTTCTCCAGCCTGCTGGGCGTGTGGCAGAGCGCCCCGTACCTCTTCGCCGACTTCCGGAGGCTCAGCAAGGGCCGATCCGACGCCATCGCCGAGGTCGACCTCGACCGCACCGCCTCCTACCGGGCCTACCTCGTCGGGATCGCCGTGGTGCCCCTGCTGCTCATCAACCTGCCGGTCCGGTTCGTGCAGCTCTCGCACGCGGTGATGGGGGCGCTGTTCATGCCGCTGCTGGCCGTGACCCTGCTCCTGATGAACAACCGGGCCGACTGGGTCGGCCCCTCGTTCCGCAACGGCCGGGCCTCGAACGTGCTGCTGGCGTTGACGCTGCTGACCTTCGCCGGGATCGGCGTGATGGAACTCGTCGAGCGGTTCGGCGGCCCCGGCGCCTCGTGA
- a CDS encoding MBL fold metallo-hydrolase — protein MTDVHHLRCGTIEAPGGAKAICHCLLLEDDRGLALVDAGIGLEDVRSPDARLGRGLVEAVGFRFDEAETAVRRVERLGLAPAAVAHVVLTHADPDHTGGLADFPDASVFLSVEERAALDSGNPRYVPTHFDHGPRWEPILPSSRRWFGLEARPVPLGFASEVLLIPLFGHTRGHCGVAIGREGEGWTLHVGDAYYLRVETERDDHPVSRLAAMRADDDARRRASLEEVRRLLRDHRDEISLFGYHDPDEFPPQA, from the coding sequence ATGACCGACGTCCACCACCTGCGCTGCGGAACGATCGAGGCCCCGGGGGGGGCGAAGGCGATCTGCCACTGCCTGCTCCTGGAGGACGACCGGGGGCTCGCCCTGGTCGACGCCGGGATCGGGCTGGAGGACGTCCGGAGTCCGGACGCTCGGCTGGGCCGGGGGCTGGTCGAGGCCGTCGGCTTCCGGTTCGACGAGGCCGAGACGGCCGTCCGTCGGGTCGAGCGGCTCGGCCTGGCCCCCGCGGCGGTGGCCCACGTCGTGTTGACCCACGCCGACCCCGACCACACCGGGGGGCTGGCCGACTTCCCCGACGCCTCCGTCTTCCTGTCGGTGGAGGAGCGGGCGGCCCTCGACTCGGGGAACCCGCGCTACGTGCCGACCCACTTCGACCACGGGCCGAGGTGGGAGCCGATCCTCCCCTCGTCCCGACGCTGGTTCGGCCTGGAGGCCCGGCCCGTGCCGCTCGGGTTCGCCTCCGAGGTCCTGCTGATCCCCCTGTTCGGCCACACGAGGGGCCATTGCGGCGTGGCGATCGGCCGGGAGGGGGAGGGCTGGACCCTGCACGTCGGCGACGCCTACTACCTCCGGGTCGAGACCGAGCGGGACGACCACCCCGTCTCCCGGCTCGCCGCGATGCGGGCCGACGACGACGCCCGACGACGGGCCAGCCTGGAGGAGGTCCGTCGGCTGCTCCGGGACCACCGGGACGAGATCTCCCTGTTCGGCTACCACGACCCGGACGAGTTCCCGCCCCAGGCCTGA